The genomic window ggTGTAATCCCCAGCTTTGTGTACCTAGCAAACAATCCTGGGGtgtttgttccattttatgAGCTTGAAAAATGACAAACTGCAGTGGCTGCTTGGTTTTGGCCCCACCATGACAGAAAATGGGAGCGAGCAGAACCAAAGGAACAATCTGCAGCTTCAGCTGTTGAAGAGGGACAGAACAAAAGTTTCCTCacccctcagaaaaaaaataattagagaaTCTGCTTTTATTGCATTTGATTAATCTTGCTTTTCCTGGCTTCCCTAGAGTCCTGTCCTTTCAGCTTTAaaagctgtgtcccctccctttcccttgaTCCAGCATTGTTAAATCCCTTCctaggctgcagggacacactgtGCAGGAGAAATCCCATTAGGTGTttacagcaaacaaaaaattaatgcagAGGAGTCCAAATTCCTGTGGACTTTGAAAGCATCCGTGGGCCATCAGCTGTCCATGGGATGGAGTCAGCAGTGGTGTTAACCAGTAACTCAAACCAGTTTGGAGGGCATCTGAATGAATGTAAAGTGGGTTTGAGGGGGATGGATGAGGAGGAGCTTGATGTTTGTTTTTATCAGGAGAAGTCAAATTGGGCTGGTGGCTTCAGACATTATTCCATAGCTACTTCTGATGTATTCCCAGTGGGCgttctcaccatattttctgtgtgaaaatatGCATGAGGGAaagcctttttccttcctcaagcctggctgcagctccaggctcttcCCTGCCAACCTTCAAAcagagctgaggagctgctcctgcaaaaTGTCTCCTCAGCCGGAGATAATGGCAAGGGAAGGGGAACTCTTGTGCTGACAGTTCTTGTTCAGACATTTCCTCTTGTCTCCTGTGCCATTTGGAGGTTTTCCCAGGACATTCTTCATCTCTTCCTctggttgtttttaattctgtttacTGGGGCTGAAGGAGGCTAGAGACAATTAGTCACAATGCCCTGGAATCAAACTTTAATCAGCTCTGGAAGGCAAGAGCAAACATTCCCAACCATGTAGGAGCACACAtccaggcacacacagacaaatctgggaggtgacagcagcagaggatTTAGGCATTTAattacttgatttttaaaaattcttcccaAGGTAGAGTTTTCTCTACCATATAGCTTTTGGCAGCATTTGCTGATTTATTGTATCTGAAtgcaaagctttttctttttttctttgctttttattttttccctatggCTTAACCTTGCAGGAAAAACTTGATTGTACCATTTCTCCATTAAAAATCTTGtatattttcaaaacaagatCATCCCTgacacagaatcatggaatcacaaaatggtttgggttggaggggacctcaaagcccatccagtgctttgtcccatgggcagggacacctcccactgtcccaggctgctccaagccctgtccagcctggccttgggtactgccagggatccagggatccagggcagccccagctgctctgggcaccctgtgccagggccaggaatttcaggaattccttcccaactCTGACTTATTTCCATGAATGGATGATACCAGGGTACACAATTCCTCTTTGGGGATGCCTCCCTTCCTTACTGCCCCAGGCTACAGCAGGTCCTAAGGCCTGAGCCATGGCCAGGACATGCTCAGAGCTGGTGGCTGAAGGTAGATCTGCTTGTCTGGACACTCCCCagcctttctttcctcttgctgTGGATTTCTGAAGGGTTGTAAGTGAACACCTCTGTGCAGCTGTTTCCCCCAGATGTTGCTGACACCTCCCCCTTCCTGAGGAAGCTCATCCTGGAgtttaaagttgtttttttattcttgcaGCACTTTTCACACAACTTCACAGTGATGTGTAAAGGTGTTAAATCCATGTGATGTTTATTAGCTCATTCCTATTCCCCTCTCTCAGCCTTGTGTGTAGTAGAACAAATGTCCTGTCCACTGCTAAGGAAGAAAACCAATATATTTGTGGTCTGGGGAGAGGATGAACGTGCAGCACTGTTGGGAAGGTGTGGAGGATATAACACatttctgctcccagctgaaatctgtgttCTGTGTTCCAGAAAAGGTGAATAACTTCCCACCACTCCCCAAGTTCATCCCTCTGAAACCATGTTTCTACCAGAATTTTGCTGATGAAATTCCCATCGATTACCAGTTCCTGGTGAAGAGAATCTATCATGTGTGGATCTGTAAGTTGAATAAAAACACCTGTGCTGGAAAAAGGTATTTGTGCAGTATAACCCCATAGATCTCAATGACTAATGTGCTTAAAAGTTTTGATGAGGAGCAATGATCCCCCTTAGAATATTCTAATATAACTTTATACCTGAATTTTAAGCTGCTGTGCCTTGAATCTTTGAGGGATCTGGAAGAAAGGAGGGTATCAGTGCTGGAAAAGTCTAATAGTAATTCTGAAGAGGGAGAAAGCAGACCATGTTTGATATCTTTATTAATGTCAAATGATCATAGAATCCcagattggtttgggttggaagggacctcaaagcccacccagtgccacccctgccatggcagggacacctcccactgccccaggctgctcccagccctgtccagcctggccttgggcactgccagggatgcaggggcagccccagctgctctgggcaccctgtgccagggcctgcccaccctgccagggaacaattcctgattgccaagatcccatccagccctgccctctggcactgggagccattgcctggctcctgtccctccatcccttgtcccaagtccctctccagcctttttgTATACCCTATTTAACTCCCCAAAATAGCTACCTTAAGGAAATTCTCAGTTCTCCTAAAGTAAGAGGAATAGGAGAATTTTAGACAAAATAAATGTGACCCATTTGCTGCTACCTTGCTCCCCACCTCACTCTAGAAAGGCCAAAATTCCCTGTTATCCCCACATTTCCCTTTCCAATGGAAGCAGTATCTTCTAGCTGCATGCTGGCTCTCCCttagctctgcagagccccccaAACATCCTGCTGGAgttgggagctgctcctgtcacaGCTGGTGGGGTGCTGATACTCTGTGTGAacacagctcctggccctgggctcCTGTTGTTTGCCTCAGCCATTGAGGAACCAGGAATGAAAATTGACCATTCTTCTGCAAGGAATGAAATCAGTGTGGCAGGCCTAGGAAACCACAGGCAATGCTTTGCAAGATTAAGaatctttttgctttgcttatcttttccccccccccaaatgcTTGTCATCCTCTTTACCCTTCTCACTGAAGGAAAGCTTGttttctgccagctctgcatTTGGTGGCGTGGCTTTTATTCCAGATGCACGGGATGTGTGTAGGAGAGAGATTTGTGTGCATAAATAATGGCATAATCCATGGCTCCATTGTTCTTTGGTTatgtggagctgctgcaatGAGCTCTGTAATTTTCTTGCCTGAAGAAGCTGCCTGTCCCTCCAGACTCACTGGTGCGATGTGGAAGCTGTAAAGCCTCCTTTGTCCTCCCCTCTCCCAAAACAAAGAGTCCCTCAGTCGAGTTAATGgaaggctggaggagagccagggaTTTGGGCAtggccaggagagctgccaTCTGCACCAGGAGTTCCACATTTCCATCTCCTGCACTCAGGAGTTTCACATTTCCATCTGCACTGCACTTCCTTTGGGGGtctccctgattttttttggaGTGGGTTGGAGAGAGATGTGTCAAGGGAAGAAGGTAAACAAGGAAAGGGCAGTTTGGAAAAGTAGAAACACACAAGTGTTGCTGGAAGGGTGATTGCTCATTACTTTAATTGGATGTGAGCACTGGATTAAGGTGGAGGGAGGTTTGGGGAAGGTTGTGCCAGAGCTCCCACTGCTGGAGAACAAACTGACCtgaggcacagggagagccaaAAGTTCCTTAAAACTTTACAGATGCCCCTGGCTTGGTGTTGTTTTATTGGgtgttttaaaataagtaaCTTTTGGAGTATAAATAGCTTCTGAAAATGAATATTTGGAGAAGTACAGCTAATTTGTGTGTAAATGAAATATCATTGATTCATGGAATccctgaatggtttgggttggaaggacctcaaagcccacccagtgccacccctgccatggcagggacaccttccactgtcccagctcctccaagccctgcccagcctggcctgggacacttccagggatgggcaatCTACAAACTGTTAGTTTAAATACatagaattaattaatttaaatagcTGATATTCTTCCCCCCAACACTAAGACACATCCAAGCCATTGTGTACAAAGCTTTGTTGGCTACTCAGAAGACATTTTCTTTGCAGTAaaacaatgttttattttgctctcAGGCCATGTGTAAGTCAGAAGTAGCAGCTGGGTATAGGTTTTGTTCCCCTGACTGTGTTGTCAGTGTGATTTTGTGACCATAAAACCTTGCAGTTGTTTAGGTGGATCAGTGCCCAGGAGGACCAAGGCAGAGATGAGCAgatgagctgcagagctgtggcagggagTGGAGTGGGGCATGGGCAGGACACGTTCCCTTGGCACAGGTGAAGGGAAATTGAGGGGTTTGATTTTGCCTGAGTAGCTGAGGCCAAGGTGCAGAGTGTCACCATGAGTTCAtcaccaggctctgctggaggcCCTTTGGTGCTTGGAccttccaccttctccttttctgtgcTTGTTGATACAGGTTACCACAAAGGGTTTGAACAGTCACCAGCAGTTTTCCAAAACAGGAGCTTGTAAATTGGCCTCTTTGAGCCTGGCAGAGCctgaggggatgcagggacagctgtgggAGCCCCTGGCTTGGGGCTGACCCCCCTTTCCAGGGATGTGAGCTCCAGGAAAATGGGGAGCAGCATCCCTTCATATGCTACTACCTAGTGCaacactgctgtgccctgggggccTTTGTCAACTGTTCCTTTTTATCCAAGTGACAGGAACAGGGATGTGAAAAGGCCTCTAAGCCAGCCCTGTGGTCCCATATTCTCAGCTTGATCAGAGTTTGTTTATCCCCTTGCTCaaggcagcactgccaagcccccAGGCTGATATCCAGGCTTCCTCAGAGGCTcagggaagcagagagagagcCTGCAGGGCCCTGAGCTGGCTCAGAGAGAGCTCCTGAGGCAGCCCCAGAAGCACAGAGTCAGTGagaggcaggggcagggctggggtcaccccccTCTCCTCTCACAAAGGGGTTTTGCTATAAATGGAAATTAAACCTTGCTCGTAATTCATAACAACACTGGCCTGAGTCTTGTATTGGTCACATCAGTTGCTACCAAAGCTCTCCCCATGCTTTGGCAGGTTGTAAAAGATTCCctcatccctgtgctgcaggatcctctggagctggaggttcctgtgctcccagccccaggtgacacaggagcCTGTGCCTcgctcagagcagctgcactgctgccccagggaCCCTTCCCACTGTAACCCTGGGGGCTTCACAGAGTCCTGGGCAATGCTGAGTTAGCAGGGATCCACAAGGACCATCAGTCCAGGCCTTGGTGTTAACCAGGAGACCCCAACAATCCCTGAGCACCCCTGAGAGCGGggtccaaatgctcctggagctctggcagccttgggacCATTCccaggggagcctgggcagtgcccagcaccctcagcggggaagaaccttgccctgagctccatgccaaccccctgacacagccccagccattATCTTTAGTTTTCTTGTctcccaaaatcctggaagTCCCCCAGCCCACGTTCTCTGCTGTACCCTCTCCCCAGTTTACTGCATCACGCTGGCCGTGAACCTCATCGCCTGCCTGGCCTGGTGGATCGGGGGAGGCTCTGGGGCCAACTTTGGCCTGGCCATCCTCTGGCTCGTCCTCTTCAGCCCCTGTGGCTACATCTGCTGGTTCCGACCTGCCTACAAAGCCTTTCGGTGAGTGCCAgcccaggaggtgctgctgctgctgcagttcccTCTGGAAGCTTCCCTggttgttattgttattgttattattctCTGGTTGTTTCCCTGgttattattgttattcttCTTATTCTCTGGTTGTTTCCCTGgttattattgttattctttttattctctGGTTGTTTCCCTGGTTCAGCACCTCATGTCTTGTTTACTTTCAAAATGAAGAAGAATGTGGCTATTTTTAAATGCTAGATACAGGACTGAGGGTCACATAAGATTGGAGGTGAGGGTCACATAAGTTTGGCACTTCTAAGAGGGTTAAATTCATATTTTACTTAAATATCCCAAACTTAGCAGCACCCTCATCTCAGTGCAGCATTAAAATAGGTACTAATTTGGTAAAGCTTCATTGAGGCTTATTTTGATGGAAGACTATTATTAGTTTTTGAGAACTCTTCTGATTCCTGTCTCCAGCTACTTGAGAGCTTGTCTGCTTAGCTTTTTAGATAAAAGCAGTTCCCTGGAGTCAGTCCTTCTGAAACTCCACAAATATTTAAAGCCATCCtacatttttgctttaattaatAATCATTTGCATTTGCTGTGGACCACGAGGCATCACTCAAACATTGATGTGCAAAGCCTGGCAGAGCTAGGAGGGTCCTGAGCAGTTCCCAGCCTGACACAGGGAAAGGAGGGGcctgcccagtgccaccaccacaGCCCACACACCAGTCAGGGGTTTGCCCTCTGAAGGTAAAGCTGTTCCTGATAGGATACTCTGGATTTGGATTATTCACCAGACTCTGTGATGAGCTGGTTTGGACGACAGCAAAAGCAGCTGATGGAAATGGGAGCTGACAGGTGGGTCCTGTCTAGCCCATGATAAATTAATTGTTTAAATGCACTTCTGAGCTGATGCTTTGTGTGCCCACAGCACTGGGCACTGGATGCTGTTAAATCACCAGTGGCATCATGGAGTACAGGGAAGGATCATTTCTGCTGGAAAGAGAAGGGTTGGATTGTCTCAAAGTTCCAAATGACGtgaaaatcccagctctgaacTCTtgccctgtggggctggagtTTGTCCCCATCCTGAGCTCAGAAGCCCCAGGGCCTCCAAGTGCTGGAGCTCTGTTCAAAGAGGAATTTCCATTCTAAAGTCTGGGAAAAATTACTCCTCCCTGCTGACATCCCCCAGGCTCCACAAGGGCCATTTCTCATTATTCCTTGAACATTGTTTGGATGTGTTTATGCAATGAATGCTGAGAGGTCCCTGAGGTTACTCTGTGCAGAGACTTGCAGTTAAAAAAAGACTCAACCCCAGGGGCAGAGTGGGGAGCCCAGGGATCatcccctgggacagcagctgggctggaagtcACTGAGGAGAGGCAGCACTGTTGGGATCACAAGTGGTGATTGCAGAGGCAAAATCAGCCCTGCTTGTCCTGGAGGAGGCCACCCTTCAGTGCTGGCACCCTGTGCTGTGAGGATGCTTCTGTAAAACCTTCCTCATCCTACTGCATCCCAAATTCAATTAGCTGCAGAGCTTTGGTGCTAGGGCAAAGCTGTAGCAAATCTGCACCAGAAAGCTGGATGAGAAATCACCTTTTCTCTGTATCCCCACTAATTCCTGCAGATCCTTTCAAATGAAGACTCCTCCAGCCCCTTCAGGTCGGAGTTGCAAGAGTCTGTTTGAAGGCTCAGCCTCGAGCCTAATCCTTGTTAATTGGATTCTGACAGGCACCACTGTCAGCAGGCCCTGCCTAAAGTATTCCTTTCTCAATGCTGTACTCTGGGGTGGTATTTGGAGGGTGGGATTGTGAGGATACTCAAGGATAACAAACCTTCCAGAGCCACCATCTGTGACAGACACCAGACCAACAcgggcagctctgagcagcgTGGCTCTGGCTGGAGGCTTCTCAACGTGCCTCACCTCCCTCATCTCCTCCCAAGGCATCAGGGGCTAGAATTATAAAACTGACAACCATtagcataataaaaataattaaaataataagcTTTTAAATGCTTTCAGGGTTTaagcaggagctggcagtgatTGGAGCTCTTTTCTTAACTCTCCTTTGTACCAAACTGCCTCATAAGCACCTGAAGTGTTTTTTGTAGATCTGTAGATAAATCATTGGCCCTGTGAGTTCCTTAGAGTATGAGAATAATTTGTATCATTAAAAATGATAGTTAGAGGAACTTGAGATGTGCCTGATGTGGCTGCTTGGATGGGATGAAGATGTGTTGTGGCAGAGCCCAGACttgggcagggcagtgccaggtccCAGCGCACCCATGGCAGAGACTGTGACTGTCTGTGGTCAGCATCTTGCTTGGGGTCATTTTCATGCTAATTATTGTACCTGCATAAACTCAAGGACCTCACCTGTACATCCTGAGGACGAGGAGCCTGCAGAGATGGGAAGTGTGCCTCAGTTTTCAGGGTACCACCCACCTCTCTCACGACTGTTTTCCCTCCTGTGATGTCCCATGCTGGATTATTTACCATGGGTGTGGGGACATGATGACAAGCAGACACTGAgacattcccagctggaattctcCTGCTCAGTGATCATTTCTAGTGTATGGCCAAGCTCTGCCTGCCAGCATCAGACTCCTGCATGCCTccttggcagggcagagctgggcaggtgtGAGTCTGGGCTGACATTCGGTCAGAGAATGATTCAGACTCTCTGTGTAGGAGACTCGtgtccctcagcctctcctgtgTGTCATCATACGTGCAATTCCTTGGGGAGGGCAACTGCAAGAGCCAGATTATTGGGAGACAATCTGTGCTGCTGAGTCATGGAGCTGTGTGCTCTcactgccagggaagggagaaaCCTCCCAGCACACAGCCATGGAGGGAACCCTCTGGAGTCACCACTGGGGGGGGTTTGGACGTGGTGGTGGGGTCAGACATGGGTGTGGAGCAGCACAAGGTGCCAGTGCCCTCCTGACCTCCTTTCTTCCTCACAGGTCAGACAGTTCCTTTAATTTCATGgcctttttcttcatctttggGGCTCAGTTCCTCCTCACGGTCCTGCAGGCGATCGGCTTCTCCGGATGGGGAGCGTGGTAAGTGGGAAtggcccagcagctctggcctctGGCTGCTTCCATGGCCTTGGAGAGGCTGATGGGAGCCTGTACAAGGTGGAGAGGAGGAAGTTTTCTGATTTCCCCAGTGGCATAGCTGTAGCTGCTCTTGGGGTGcactgtagccatgatattttatgaaagattctttccttaggattttttttctcctgaaaagctgagaggcctcaggaacaaaatgttaacaatgattatctgctgctgtggaatgcaacaggtgcatctgggattggtctcatgtggttgtttctaattaatggccaatcacagcccagctggcttggactctctgtccaagacagaagcttttgttattcattctttctttttctattcttagccagccttctgatgaaataaatcctttcttctattctttcagtatagttttaatataatatatctcataaaataataaatcaagccttctgaaacatggagtcagatccttgtctcttccctcatcctcagacccctgtgaacaccatcacaggaCACCATTGGGGTTTCATTGCTGTGTTGGGCAGAaatcaaggccaggttggatgggacttggagcaacctggtctaatggaaggtgtccctgcccatgtggtctggatgggctttaaggtcccttccaacccagatcATTCTGTGATCTTCACCTGGTTGCTCTCTGTAGCCTCTTCCCTCAGTGTCCATTTCTTTCACCATTTCTTTTACCATGTCAGGCTCAGCATTGCCCTCAGTGTTGGCAGCACACGGTGAGCTGAGTGTGGTGACTCATTGTTGGCCTATGAGAAGTACTGTGAGAGTTCTCCTAAAATAAATGGGAGCTTGTTAGTGTCTGTCCCTGGTTGTGTTATAATTGTTTGGCATTTTAACTTCCTGTCTACAGAGATTTGAGAGCAATTCCTGCTGAAACTACAAGTAATGGAAAGTCTTAGCACTCCATTTAACACTCTGGTTTCAGAATTGCTGATGTCTCACCTGGTTTTTGCCAGGAAAGGAATGGAGATGGAGTGTAAATCACAGGACCCTGGTGTTCCCTGATCCCAGTTCTGGTCTCTAGGTGCACAACCAAAAGCACCTTGGGAATATGTCTTCTCTTCCCAAAATCCATGCAGCTGCCTGTCCCTTAAAGCTCTCAGACTGGATTAGTGAGGAATGCTGGCAAGTGAGAGTTTAGATCTCAGAGAGATACCTGCATTGAATTCTGACAATTGTCTTCattgtttatttcattttcaaaagcttAAAAGCTGCCTTGTAATTTCTGAGTTATGAATCACAGAAACagagaatgctttgggttgaaaaggaccttaaagcccatcccattccaccccctgccatggcagggacacctcccactgtcccaggctgctcccagccctgtccagcctggccctggacactgccagggatgcaggggcagccccagctgctctgggcaccctgtgccagggccttttAAGCACATCAACAATTTTTCTGATAACAAGGACACTTTGAAAAGCAGATTATAATGTTATTGTGtctctttttctgtctcttgcaGTGGATGGTTGGCAGCCATCACCTTCTTCAGCACCagtgtggcagctgctgtgttcATGCTGTTCCCTGCCATCATGTTCACCATGTCAGCAGTTGCCATGTTCATCTGCATTATAAGGGTAAGTTCtgccagtggaaggtgtccaggAGCAGAAtgagatgagttttaaggtcccttccatcccaaaccattctgggattcttcAGATCTCTCTGTGCCTTGGAGAATCCCTGCTGTGTATCACAATAATGTGAagaggcagctcagcagccacCACAAGCCATCAGTGCTTTGAAAGGTTGCACAGTGCAGTCAGTTGATGTCTCTCAGAGTTTCTGGAGGACAAATCAAGACAGCACAAGACAGCTCAGGCTGGAAATTGTCACGGTGTCATGTGGTGATGTTGCTTTGTGTCATGCAAAGCAAGCTTCATGTGGAGCAACCTGAGGCTCTGTGAAGGGGGgaggtttggattggatattaagaaacatttattttcacagaaaggattgtaaaacattggaacaggctgcccagggtaGTGGTGGAATCATCATCCATGGGAGTGTTCCAAAAATGTGTGGATGTAGCCCCTGGGACATGGGCCAGTGGTGAACATGAGGGTGGAGCTGGGCtgatggttggacttggtggtttggaggtcttttccagcctcagcaatcctgtgattccatgatttgtTGCTCCTTGGGATGGTCAGTGGTGAAGCATCTGCAGTGGGAACCAGGTGGCAGGGTGGGAATTGGGTCTCTGCAGAAACAAGGATTTGTAGTAGGACTCTCTGGAAAGCTGTGGCAGGCATGGAGAGCAGAAGCTCTGTGGCAGCAGTGGTGTTGGACTGTGCTGCAGAGGTTTCAACCCCctggcctgggctggctgccttgctgTGGGATCCCCACCTGAATTCTGGCCATGCAGCTGGAATGTGTTCAAGTTTTGGGTTGGTATTCTCTATCTCCACCTCTGTTCACTGCATTACTGCATTTCTTGTGCTTTGCTCCTCAGAAATGCAGCTCTTCACAGAGACAGGAGCAAATCCTGTTCCAagtggctctgcaggggctcagctctgggctcctggtGCTGACTCTCCTCTTGTCCTCCCTTTTATCCCTTAGGTACATAAAATCTACCGAGGGGCTGGTGGAAGCTTCCAGAAGGCTCAAGATGAGTGGAACAGCGGTGCATGGAGGAAccctcccagcagggaggcCCAGTACAGCAATTTTTCTGGGAACAGCCTGCCAGAGTATCCCACAGTGCCCAACTACCCCTCTGCAAACCAATGGCCTTAAGCAGCAACAGCTGCAAACTGCCTGGAGTCTCTCCTTTTTGGTCTTTTTATTCTTGTTCTTGGAAAAGATCATTTGCATTCCCCCCAAGCACCCCACTCATCTCAAGGACCTTCCTGGTCCTTGTCTCCTGATCCCTGAGGAATATCCGTGctctcagcccttcccacctgcactgcactgcacGGCCATGGCAGAAAGCTTTTTGTTTGCCTTGAGTCACCAGTATTTGCCTCATTGCAGACTGAGAACAAACCCTTCACTGCCCTTGCTTGAGGGAATCCTCTCCTGACCATCCCTGGAAAAGGCTCAGCTTCCCCACGATGGCAACagtccttcagctgctcctgcccctgctcctgctca from Molothrus aeneus isolate 106 chromosome 27, BPBGC_Maene_1.0, whole genome shotgun sequence includes these protein-coding regions:
- the SCAMP4 gene encoding secretory carrier-associated membrane protein 4, yielding MAEKVNNFPPLPKFIPLKPCFYQNFADEIPIDYQFLVKRIYHVWIFYCITLAVNLIACLAWWIGGGSGANFGLAILWLVLFSPCGYICWFRPAYKAFRSDSSFNFMAFFFIFGAQFLLTVLQAIGFSGWGACGWLAAITFFSTSVAAAVFMLFPAIMFTMSAVAMFICIIRVHKIYRGAGGSFQKAQDEWNSGAWRNPPSREAQYSNFSGNSLPEYPTVPNYPSANQWP